TCAAGCGGGTCCGGGAACTGGACCCGGAGCGGATCGAGGTCATGCGGCTCGGCGACGGCTCCACCGGTGAATGGGCCAAGTCCCGCACCGGCGGCGAGGGCGCCGACTACGTGATCAGCGCGCTGGGGGCCAAGGCCCCGGTGGAGACGATGCTCGACTCCATGCAGGGCGTCCGCCGCGGCGGCAGGGTCGTCAACGTCGGCGGCGTCGCCGACCGGCTGCCCGTGGACGTGAAGTGGCTCATGGACGAACAGGTGCAGTTGATCGGCTCCAACTGGTTCTCCACCGCGCAGGGGCAGGAACTCGCCGACATGGTGGCCACCGGCGCCCTGGACCTGTCGTACCTTCAGACCAAGCCCTTCCCACTGGCCAGGGTCAACGAGGCGATCTCGGGACTCGAGGACCGCGACGGCGGGTTCAGCAACTACGTCGTCATCCCCTGAACCGCCACCGGCCATGCTGCCGACGGCCCCTGCCCCATACTCACCCCGCGGCGATCCTGTTCTGCCCTGACGAGCGCCGCGGGGTGTGCTCACCACAGGCCGTACGCTCAGCCCGTTCCCTCCTCGGAGCGGGCCCAGCGGGATGGAGGAGCCGATGGAACTGCGCTGGCTGGAATCGTTCGTCATCGTCGCGGAGGAACTGCACTTCGCACGGGCGGCCGACCGTCTGCACCTGGCCCCCTCGGCTCTCAGCGCCCAGGTCAGGGCACTGGAGTCACACCTCGGTGTGCGGCTCATCGACCGCGGACGGCGTACCCGCCCCGCGCTCACCAGCGCCGGGCTGCTGTTCCTCGAAGAGGCGCGGCTGACCCTCGCCCAGGCCGCCCGGGCCGAGGCCATAGGCCGGCGCGCCGGTCGCGGAGAACTGGGTCACGCCCAGATCGCCTACGTCGCCTCGGCCGCGTTCTCCGGCGTGCTCACCGACGTCCTCACCCGCTGCGCCGCTCCCGGCACCGAACTGACCGTGCAGGTCCGGGAGCTGGAGACACCCGCCCAACTGGAGGCGCTGGTCTGCGGGGACATCGACGTCGGATTCCTGCGCTTCAGGCCGGAGTACCCGCCCGAGGTCACGGCCACCCGCCTGCTCACCGAGGACATCGTCCTGGCCCTGCCGGCGGGCGCCCCGCTGGCGGCCTACGAGGCGGTACCGGCGGCACAGTTGCGCGACGAGTGCTTCGTCGCCCCGCACTTCGACGAGGAGTACGGCTGCCGCGACCAGATCCTCGACGTGGCGGAGCGAGGGGGCTTCAGCCCGCGGTGTGCTCCCCCGGTACGGGACTTCATAGCCGCTCTGACCATGGTCGGCGGAGGTCTCGCGGTCGCCCTGGTCCCCGATTCGCTGCGCCGCGTCCAGATCCCGGGGGTGGCCTACCGTCCGCTGGCCGACGTGGCGCTGACGACCAGTCTGGTCGGCGCCTTCCGCAGGGGCGAGACCTCGCCCGCGGTGCGTGGTGTGATCCGCCGCCTGCGAGAGGCGGCGGCCACCACTGTCACCGCCGGCTGAAACCGCCGCTTTCCGGCGGGCGTCCGGCCACCTGCCGACGCCCGGCCGGCGCGTGGGCACCTCCGGGCCCCCCGCCCCTGGCCGCCGGACGCCTCGCCGACCGGGAGGGCGGATCCGCGGTCCGCGGTCTGTCCAGGGGGCCTCGGCAGTTCCATCACGTCTGTCCCAGAGGGCGCCGGCCTCGATGTCCGCGCCCTCCTCCTCGTGCTCGCGCCCCGGCCGCCGTGCCCGTCCCGGTCGTGATCGGGGCAGCTCCTCTCGACGCGCCGGACCGACACCGTACCGGCGCATGTTTGTGCGCGGAAAACGCATCATCAGAGCAGGTCAGAGGGGTGGTCCCCGGCCTACCCTCGACACCGCAGCACAGACCGTCACGGCGTCGGCAAACCGCCGCCGGACGCGGGAACAGGCGGAGGAGCACATGACATCGATCAAGCACGTGGGCGTCGTCGGCGCCGGGCAGATGGGCCGGGGCATCACCGAGGTCTGCGCCCGGGCCGGGCTGCACGTCACCTTGTGCGACGTCACCGAGGACAGGGCCCGCGCCGGGCTGACGGGCGTCGCCGACGCACTGCTCAAGGCGGAGAAGCACGGCGCCATCGGCCCCGAAGACCGCGCTCATGCCCTCGCCGGAATCTCGGTCACCGCCGACCTCTCCCGGCTGTCCGGCGCTGACCTGGTGATCGAGGCCGCCGTCGAGGACGAGCGGGCCAAGACAGAGCTGTTCCAGCAGTTGGACAAGGTGGTCACCAACCCGTCCGCCGTGCTGGCCAGCAACACTTCCTCGATCCCCATCGCCCGGCTCGCGGCCGTGACCGGACGTCCTCAGGCGGTGGTGGGCCTGCACTTCTTCAACCCGGTCCCCGCCATGCCGCTGGTCGAGGTGATCCCCTCGATGCACACCTCCAGGGCCACGGAACAGCGCGTACGCGCCTTCGCCGCCGAGACCCTGGGCAAGAAGACGATCGTCACTCAGGACCGCGCGGGATTCGTGGTCAACTCCTTGCTGATTCCCTACCTGTTGGCAGCGGTGCGCATGGTCGGTTCCGGCACCGCGACGGCCGAGGACATCGACACGGCCATGACCGCCGGCTGCGCCCACCCCATGGGCCCGCTGCGCCTCGCCGACCTCATCGGCCTGGACACGGTGGCGGCGATAGGCGAGGCCCTGTACGAGGAATACCGCGAACAGCTGTACGCCCCGCCCCCGCTGCTGCGCCGCATGGTCGAGTCGGGCCTGCTGGGCCGCAAGTCGGGGCAGGGGTTCTTCAACTACCAGGCGGCCTGAGGGCATCGGCCGGCGTCCTCGCACTACGGCCCTTGACGCCGTCGTCCAGCCGCCCGCGCAGCCCGGGGGCTCATGCCGTAGGCCGCCTTGAAGGCGTGGCTGAAGTGGGCCGGGTCGGAAAAACCCCAGCGTCCGCCGATGGCGCCGACCGGAAGGTGGTCCATGGCCGGATCGGCGAGGTCGCGCCGGCACCGGTCCAGACGCTGTTCCCGGATCCAGCCCGAGACGGTGTATCCCTGTGCGGCCAGCAACTTGTACAGGTACCGGCGTGAGATGCGGTGGGTGGCCGCGATGCCTTCGGGGCTCAGCCCGGGGTCGGCGAGCCGCTCCTCCATGTAGGCGAGGAGGCGCTGGGTGAGCACGCCCGGCCCGTCCTCCTCGGTGCTCCAGTCCGCGCCCGCCTGCTCCGCGAGCAGGGCTCCGATCAGGCCGACCACGTGGTCGGCGAGCCG
This region of Streptomyces caelestis genomic DNA includes:
- a CDS encoding LysR substrate-binding domain-containing protein; the encoded protein is MELRWLESFVIVAEELHFARAADRLHLAPSALSAQVRALESHLGVRLIDRGRRTRPALTSAGLLFLEEARLTLAQAARAEAIGRRAGRGELGHAQIAYVASAAFSGVLTDVLTRCAAPGTELTVQVRELETPAQLEALVCGDIDVGFLRFRPEYPPEVTATRLLTEDIVLALPAGAPLAAYEAVPAAQLRDECFVAPHFDEEYGCRDQILDVAERGGFSPRCAPPVRDFIAALTMVGGGLAVALVPDSLRRVQIPGVAYRPLADVALTTSLVGAFRRGETSPAVRGVIRRLREAAATTVTAG
- a CDS encoding 3-hydroxybutyryl-CoA dehydrogenase: MTSIKHVGVVGAGQMGRGITEVCARAGLHVTLCDVTEDRARAGLTGVADALLKAEKHGAIGPEDRAHALAGISVTADLSRLSGADLVIEAAVEDERAKTELFQQLDKVVTNPSAVLASNTSSIPIARLAAVTGRPQAVVGLHFFNPVPAMPLVEVIPSMHTSRATEQRVRAFAAETLGKKTIVTQDRAGFVVNSLLIPYLLAAVRMVGSGTATAEDIDTAMTAGCAHPMGPLRLADLIGLDTVAAIGEALYEEYREQLYAPPPLLRRMVESGLLGRKSGQGFFNYQAA